In the genome of Populus nigra chromosome 9, ddPopNigr1.1, whole genome shotgun sequence, one region contains:
- the LOC133703173 gene encoding cytochrome P450 CYP72A616-like translates to MEDFIFRGFLSSSLLLSLYVVFRVAHTFWLKPKSQEKRLRKQGIRGTSYKILNGDMNEFARSSKEARSRPIALNQEIAPRVLPFFYKMVQIYGKVSLCWMGTRPSLLLADPELVRLVLTDTSGHIIKPPRNALVGLLQLGVSTLEGDKWAKRRRLMTPAFHVERLRGMIPAFSACCCDLVQRWKKLAGPQGSCELDAAREFNILASDVIARAAFGSSYEEGKKIFDLQKDQVILVLEAFYSIYFPGLRFIPSKKNKKRYSIDKEIKAALRNIIHKKEQAMQNGDLGDADLLGLLLKGRDDADNDMKIEDVIEECKLFFFAGQETTANLLTWTLIVLSMHPDWQEKAREEVLQICGKRTPDIDSIKQLRIVSMILNEVLRLYTPVNLLYRHTLKETSIRGMSIPAGVDLLLPFLFLHYDPEYWGDNAGEFKPERFSEGVSKASKDEIAFYPFGWGPRFCLGQNFALTEAKMALTMILQNFWFELSPSYTHAPCNVITLQPQHGAPIILHQL, encoded by the exons atggaagATTTTATTTTCAGAGGGTTTCTGTCTTCTTCTTTACTTCTATCTCTCTATGTTGTGTTTAGAGTTGCTCACACTTTTTGGCTGAAGCCGAAAAGCCAAGAGAAGCGTTTGAGGAAGCAAGGGATCAGAGGCACCTCTTACAAGATTTTGAATGGTGATATGAATGAGTTTGCAAGGTCTTCTAAAGAAGCAAGGTCCAGGCCCATTGCTCTAAATCAAGAAATTGCACCACGTGTCCTTccattcttttataaaatggtGCAAATTTACG GAAAGGTCTCCCTGTGTTGGATGGGGACAAGACCTAGCCTGCTATTAGCTGATCCAGAGCTGGTGAGGTTGGTGTTAACAGACACGAGTGGTCACATTATAAAGCCACCGCGAAATGCCCTTGTGGGTCTATTGCAACTGGGAGTCTCAACCTTGGAAGGAGACAAATGGGCCAAACGCAGAAGGTTGATGACACCTGCCTTCCACGTTGAGAGATTAAGG GGGATGATCCCAGCATTTTCAGCCTGCTGTTGTGATCTGGTTCAGCGATGGAAGAAATTAGCAGGTCCTCAGGGATCATGTGAATTGGATGCTGCACGCGAATTTAATATTCTTGCAAGTGATGTTATAGCTCGAGCAGCCTTTGGAAGCAGCTATGAAGagggaaagaaaatatttgatcttcaaaaaGATCAagtcattttggtccttgaagCTTTTTATTCCATTTACTTCCCTGGTTTGAG ATTCATACCCTctaaaaagaacaagaagagaTACAGCATAGACAAAGAGATAAAAGCAGCATTGAGAAATATTATCCATAAGAAGGAGCAGGCCATGCAAAATGGAGACTTAGGCGATGCTGACTTGCTAGGCTTGCTTTTAAAGGGCAGGGATGATGCTGATAATGACATGAAAATTGAAGATGTAATCGAGGAATGCAAGTTGTTCTTCTTTGCAGGCCAAGAGACCACAGCAAACTTACTCACTTGGACACTGATAGTTCTATCTATGCATCCAGACTGGCAAGAGAAAGCAAGAGAAGAAGTTTTGCAGATTTGTGGCAAGAGAACACCTGATATCGATAGTATAAAACAACTCAGAATT GTCTCAATGATCTTAAACGAGGTACTAAGACTATATACACCTGTGAATCTTCTGTATCGACATACTCTGAAGGAAACAAGCATTCGAGGAATGTCCATTCCAGCTGGGGTAGACCTCCTGTTACCATTCTTGTTTCTTCACTATGATCCTGAGTATTGGGGAGACAACGCTGGAGAATTCAAACCAGAGAGGTTCTCTGAAGGAGTTTCAAAAGcatcaaaggatgaaattgcatTTTACCCTTTTGGTTGGGGCCCTAGATTTTGTCTAGGCCAAAACTTTGCCTTGACTGAAGCAAAGATGGCTCTGACTATGATTCTACAAAATTTCTGGTTTGAGCTTTCACCCTCTTACACGCATGCTCCTTGTAATGTCATAACTCTTCAACCACAACATGGAGCTCCTATTATACTACACCAATTATAA
- the LOC133703195 gene encoding cytochrome P450 CYP72A616-like gives MEDFIFRGFLSSSLLLSLYVVFRVAHTFWLKPKSQEKRLRKQGIRGTSYKILNGDMNEFARSSKEARSRPIALNQEIAPRVLPFFYKMVQIYGKVSLCWMGTRPSLLLADPELVRLVLTDTSGHIIKPPRNALVGLLQLGVSTLEGDKWAKRRRLMTPAFHVERLRGMIPAFSACCCDLVQRWKKLAGPQGSCELDAAREFNILASDVIARAAFGSSYEEGKKIFDLQKDQVILVLEAFYSIYFSGLRFIPSKKNKKRYSIDKEIKAALRSIIQKKEQAMQNGDLGDADLLGLLLQGRDDADNDMKIEDVIEECKLFFFAGQETTANLLTWTLIVLSMHPDWQEKAREEVLQICGKRTPDIDSIKQLRIVSIILNEVLRLYPPVTLLYRHTLKETSIRGMSIPAGVDLLLPFLFLHYDPEYWGDNAGEFKPERFSEGVSKASKDEIAFYPFGWGPRFCLGQNFALTEAKMALTMILQNFWFELSPSYTHAPCNVITLQPQHGAPIILHQL, from the exons atggaagATTTTATTTTCAGAGGGTTTCTGTCCTCTTCTTTACTTCTATCTCTCTATGTTGTGTTTAGAGTTGCTCACACTTTTTGGCTGAAGCCGAAAAGCCAAGAGAAGCGTTTGAGGAAGCAAGGGATCAGAGGCACCTCTTACAAGATTTTGAATGGTGATATGAATGAGTTTGCAAGGTCTTCTAAAGAAGCAAGGTCCAGGCCCATTGCTCTAAATCAAGAAATTGCACCACGTGTCCTTccattcttttataaaatggtGCAAATTTACG GAAAGGTCTCCCTGTGTTGGATGGGGACAAGACCTAGCCTGCTATTAGCTGATCCAGAGCTGGTGAGGTTGGTGTTAACAGACACGAGTGGTCACATTATAAAGCCACCGCGAAATGCCCTTGTGGGTCTATTGCAACTGGGAGTCTCAACCTTGGAAGGAGACAAATGGGCCAAACGCAGAAGGTTGATGACACCTGCCTTCCACGTTGAGAGATTAAGG GGGATGATCCCAGCATTTTCAGCCTGCTGTTGTGATCTGGTTCAGCGATGGAAGAAATTAGCAGGTCCTCAGGGATCATGTGAATTGGATGCTGCACGCGAATTTAATATTCTTGCAAGTGATGTTATAGCTCGAGCAGCCTTTGGAAGCAGCTATGAAGagggaaagaaaatatttgatcttcaaaaaGATCAAgttattttggtccttgaagCTTTTTATTCCATTTACTTCTCTGGTTTGAG ATTCATACCCTctaaaaagaacaagaagagaTACAGTATAGACAAAGAGATAAAAGCAGCATTGAGAAGTATTATCCAAAAGAAGGAGCAGGCCATGCAAAATGGAGACTTAGGCGATGCTGACTTGCTAGGCTTGCTTTTACAGGGCAGGGATGATGCTGATAATGACATGAAAATTGAAGATGTAATCGAGGAATGCAAGTTGTTCTTCTTTGCAGGCCAAGAGACCACAGCAAACTTACTCACTTGGACACTGATAGTTCTATCTATGCATCCAGACTGGCAAGAGAAAGCAAGAGAAGAAGTTTTGCAGATTTGTGGCAAGAGAACACCTGATATCGATAGTATAAAACAACTCAGAATT GTCTCAATAATCTTAAACGAGGTACTAAGACTATATCCACCTGTGACTCTTCTGTATCGACATACTCTAAAGGAAACAAGCATTCGAGGAATGTCCATTCCAGCTGGGGTAGACCTCCTGTTACCATTCTTGTTTCTTCACTATGATCCTGAGTATTGGGGAGACAACGCTGGAGAATTCAAACCAGAGAGATTCTCTGAAGGAGTTTCAAAAGcatcaaaggatgaaattgcatTTTACCCTTTTGGTTGGGGCCCTAGATTTTGTCTAGGCCAAAACTTTGCCTTGACTGAAGCAAAGATGGCTCTGACTATGATTCTACAAAATTTCTGGTTTGAGCTTTCACCCTCTTACACGCATGCTCCTTGTAATGTCATAACTCTTCAACCACAACATGGAGCTCCTATTATACTACACCAATTATAA